AGCCGGAGGCCTACACGCCCCAGTTCATCGCGCTCGGCCCCTACCACCACTGGCGCCCCGAGCTGTACGAGATGGAGCGCTACAagctcgcggcggcgcggcgcgcgcagAAGCGGCTCTGCCCGGCCGGGCTCAAGCTCGACGGCCTCGTCGACCAGTTCAAGCGGCTCGAGCGCAGGGTCCGCGCCCACTACCACCGCTACCTCGACTTCAACGGCGAGACGCTCGCGTGGATGATGCTCGTCGACGGCGCGTTCCTGCTCGAGTTCTTGCAGATCTATGCCTTCGCCGCCGACAATGAGGGGGACGGAAGCGGCAGGGAGCTGCGGCGGGTGTCGTCGAGGATGCAGCACCTCGTCGACTTCGCCGGGAGGAAGTCGGCGCACAACCTCATCCTCCGTGACATGCTCATGCTCGAGAACCAGGTCCCGCTCTTCCTCATCCGCAGGATCCTCGAGCCGCAGTGCGCgtccgccggcgaggccggcgagctGCTCGGGAGGATGGTTGCCGGGCTCATGAGGGAGCTCTGCCCGTTCAAGATGATGGAGAGCTTCCCGGTGATCGACATCGGCAAGCACGCGCACCTGCTCGAGGTGCTCTACTACATACTCTTGCCGAAGCCGGCCGACGACGACTccgcggcggaggccgacgCCAACGGCAATTTCCACGACGACGGCTACGACATCGAGGAgcagccggcggccggcagcggcggtggcggggaggagcAGCGGAAGCCGGCTGCCGGTTGCGAGTACGTTAAGCAGCTCTTCCTCGCCGTGTGGGGCATCGTGTCGGGGCTCAATAATACGGCCGGGCCCGTGCGCTACGTGACGAAGACGATCGAGTTCGCCATCAAGGCGCCGTGGAAGATGCTGGCCGTCGTGCCGGGCGTGGGGTCGTTCGTGTCTGGCGACGGGAGCACCACCAACCCCCGTGACCCgagcacctccgccgccgggtACCTGACCCGGCCGCCGCTGATCGAGGAGATCATGATCCCCTCGGTGTCCGAGCTGGTCAACGCCGGCGTCAAGTTCCTCCCGACCGCCGGCGACCTGTCGACCGTCTCCTTCGACGCCAAGACGGCGACCTTCAGCCTCCCCGTGGTGACCCTGGACTCTAACACGGAGGTGGTGCTCCGGAACCTGGTGGCctacgaggcggcggcggcgtcgggcccGCTGGTGCTGGCCCGGTACACGGAGCTGATGAACGGGATCATCGACACCGGCGAGGACGTggcgctgctgcggcggcgcggggtggtGCTGAACCGGATGAAGAGCGACGGCGAGGTCGCCAAGCTGTGGAACGGGATGACGCGGTCGGTGCGGCTCACCAAGGTGGCGTCCATGGACAGGGCGGTCGAGGAGGTGAACCGCTACTACAACTCGAGGTGGCGCGTGA
Above is a genomic segment from Setaria viridis chromosome 4, Setaria_viridis_v4.0, whole genome shotgun sequence containing:
- the LOC117851567 gene encoding putative UPF0481 protein At3g02645 isoform X2; its protein translation is MAASDHDQQAASGHGTTTPLVFDEVRWVVQIRHSLQDDGAGGSDDDDDNGIPVSVFNVPKQLRVHKPEAYTPQFIALGPYHHWRPELYEMERYKLAAARRAQKRLCPAGLKLDGLVDQFKRLERRVRAHYHRYLDFNGETLAWMMLVDGAFLLEFLQIYAFAADNEGDGSGRELRRVSSRMQHLVDFAGRKSAHNLILRDMLMLENQVPLFLIRRILEPQCASAGEAGELLGRMVAGLMRELCPFKMMESFPVIDIGKHAHLLEVLYYILLPKPADDDSAAEADANGNFHDDGYDIEEQPAAGSGGGGEEQRKPAAGCEYVKQLFLAVWGIVSGLNNTAGPVRYVTKTIEFAIKAPWKMLAVVPGVGSFVSGDGSTTNPRDPSTSAAGYLTRPPLIEEIMIPSVSELVNAGVKFLPTAGDLSTVSFDAKTATFSLPVVTLDSNTEVVLRNLVAYEAAAASGPLVLARYTELMNGIIDTGEDVALLRRRGVVLNRMKSDGEVAKLWNGMTRSVRLTKVASMDRAVEEVNRYYNSRWRVKTKRFMRKYVFSSWQLLTFVAAILMLLLTTLQAFCSVYTCSRWFGAVTVAKAR
- the LOC117851567 gene encoding putative UPF0481 protein At3g02645 isoform X1; translation: MAASDHDQQAASGHGTTTPLVFDEVRWVVQIRHSLQDDGAGGSDDDDDNGIPVSVFNVPKQLRVHKPEAYTPQFIALGPYHHWRPELYEMERYKLAAARRAQKRLCPAGLKLDGLVDQFKRLERRVRAHYHRYLDFNGETLAWMMLVDGAFLLEFLQIYAFAADNEGDGSGRELRRVSSRMQHLVDFAGRKSAHNLILRDMLMLENQVPLFLIRRILEPQCASAGEAGELLGRMVAGLMRELCPFKMMESFPVIDIGKHAHLLEVLYYILLPKPADDDSAAEADANGNFHDDGYDIEEQPAAGSGGGGEEQRKPAAGCEYVKQLFLAVWGIVSGLNNTAGPVRYVTKTIEFAIKAPWKMLAVVPGVGSFVSGDGSTTNPRDPSTSAAGYLTRPPLIEEIMIPSVSELVNAGVKFLPTAGDLSTVSFDAKTATFSLPVVTLDSNTEVVLRNLVAYEAAAASGPLVLARYTELMNGIIDTGEDVALLRRRGVVLNRMKSDGEVAKLWNGMTRSVRLTKVASMDRAVEEVNRYYNSRWRVKTKRFMRKPSAPSTPAPGGSAPSPSRRRGDWIGLAGEPFWIGIRDMICNLHGPWGIGGLVGRGPVVSQFFWVVWVCNSLLV